One Myotis daubentonii chromosome 3, mMyoDau2.1, whole genome shotgun sequence genomic window carries:
- the LOC132229587 gene encoding F-box only protein 31-like codes for MEECTCLCGLGSSRGCPCTQECQRPAEKAAAEGKPASAEKHLEADAAARCWAGSGGIASPRPPSHCSLQDLPVETLVEIFASLHGTDLPSLALACTKFRHILHIDSIWRQRCREEFGVCENSQNLQTVGTSYREVYAKLLHPYRHILGLWQLETKGFKTLLYVAVDGLGITGWTFVPCLNTHVDGPMQFKPSFRIRLTERKSATVECMEGRHRRPHSRHLQIQKDRLTSQCKRTDHRWDSPTRLREEFGTVLLLDDTLRYDRLAYRRLYLPPSHPDDLIRPGLFQGKYDRCGLSIAMLRFHGKYARVTNISGHHNDIEIQLKHRIQLRDGEIFRDFNELSRVVQEIHERVLREQAQQQEDGTEESESHGWQSPAQPSIGESGAAAAEEQPVPFVLPVGVSPRDQNYPRTCRMCFYGVDTGTVDGSVWRDPGVFILFDENHLGFIDLVYKTFMLFGRVQNTFQNVEAPSPQAFLEMRKNIQQVSHRGLFF; via the coding sequence atggaggagtgcaCTTGCCTCTGCGGCTTGGGCTCTTCGCGGGGATGTCCGTGTACTCAGGAGtgccagcgcccagctgagaaGGCAGCGGCTGAGGGCAAGCCGGCTTCGGCAGAAAAGCACCTCGAGGCGGACGCCGCAGCGCGGTGCtgggcggggagtggaggaatCGCGAGCCCCAGGCCGCCCTCGCACTGTtcgctgcaggacctgccggtggagacgctggtggagatcttcgcctctCTCCACGGCACCgatctgcccagcctggccctggcctgcaccAAATTCCGCCACATCCTGCACATCGACAGCATCTGGAGACAGCGCTGCCGGGAGGAGTTTGGCGTTTGTGAAAACTCGCAGAATCTGCAGACGGTAGGTACGTCTTAccgagaagtctatgcgaagctgctccacccatacagacacattttgggattgtggcagctagAGACTAAGGGCTTTAAAACACTGCTGTATGTGGCGGTGGACGGCTTAGGCATTACGGGTTGGACGTTCGTGCCTTGTCTTAACACCCATGTGGATGGTCCAATGCAATTCAAGCCCTCGTTCAGAATCCGCCTGACGGAGCGGAAATCAGCCAcggtggagtgcatggaaggccgccACCGCAGGCCCCACAGCCGCCACCTGCAGATTCAGAAGGACAGGCTCACCAGCCAGTGCAAGAGGACAGACCACCGATGGGATTCACCGACACGGCTTAGGGAGGAATTCGGGACGGTGCTGCTGTTGGATGACACACTGCGGTATGACCGCCTGGcctaccgccgcctctacctcccgcccagccacccggacgacctcatccggccaggcctcttccaaggcaaATACGATCGCTGCGGCCTATCGATTGCCATGCTCAGATTCCATGGGAAATATGCCAGGGTCACCAATATCTCGGGACACCACAACGACATAGAGATCCAGCTCAAGCAccgcatccagctgcgagatggcgagatcttccgcgaCTTCAACGAGCTCTCCCGCGTGGTCCAGGAGATTCACGAGCGGGTGCTCCGGGAGCAGGcgcagcagcaagaagacgggaccGAGGAAAGCGAGAGCCacggctggcagagccctgcccagcccagcatcggggagtccggggctgcagctgcagaggagcagcctgtcccgtttgttctgcctgtgggcgtgagcccaagggaccagaactacccccgaacctgcaggatgtgtttctatggcgtggacACTGGTACCGTAGATGGCTCAGTCTGGCGCGAtcctggagtcttcatcctgttcgatgagaaccacttggggTTCATCGATCTGGTGTATAAAACGTTCATGCTgttcggcagagtccagaacaccttccagaatgtcgaggcaccatccccgcaggccttcctggagatgcgcAAGAACATTCAGCAGGTTTCCCAccgtggtttgtttttttaa